CCGCGCTCGGACTACGCCGCCATCTACTACCCGCACGTGCGGACGCTCAACCCGATGACCGGGCAACCGGTGCTGGTGCCGCCGAGCGGGTTCGTCGCGGGCCTGTACGCCTTCAACGACACGACGCGGGGCGTGCACAAGGCACCGGCGAACTACGAGTTGCGGGGCATCCTCACCGAGGACGTCCGCCCGGGCGAGGGACCGCTGGAGTTCACCGTCTCCAAGGGGCAGCACGACACCCTGAACCCGGTGGGGGTCAACGTGATCCGCGACTTCCGGGCCGCGGGCCGGGGGGTGCGGGTCTGGGGCGCCAGGACCACCTGGGCGCACCAGGAGTGGATGTACGTCAACGTGCGCCGCCTGTTCAACTTCGTCGAGGAGTCGGTGAACCGGGGCTCGCAGTGGGTGGTGTTCGAACCGAACTCCGAGCCCACGTGGGCACGCCTGCGGCGGACCGTCGACGCCTTCCTGGAGCAGGTCTGGCGGGACGGCGCGCTGATGGGCGACAGCAAGGAGCAGGCGTACTTCATCCGCTGCGACCGCAGCACGATGTCGCAGGCGGACATCCTCGGCGGGCGGCTCTACTGCCTGATCGGCCTCGCCCCGGTGCGCCCGGCCGAGTTCGTGATCCTTCGGTTCTCCCAGAAAACGATCGAGGCGGCAGGCTGATCCCGCTTCCGGACAGCTTCTAGACAGGAGGCACGACGATGGCAGAGACCGGCAAGCGGCTCGACCCGTTCGCCGCGTTCAACTTCACCCTGAACATCGACGGGCTGGGCGGCTCGCACGGTTTCTCCGAGTGCACGGGGGCGAACACCGAGCAGGACGTCATCGAGTACCGCGAGGGCAACACCGACCCCAAGCTGCTCAAGCTGCCCGGGTTGAAGAAGTTCGGTGACATCACGCTGCGCCGGGGCTTCACCACGAACAAGGAGCTGTGGCAGTGGCGGCAGACGGTGTTGCAGGGCAAGACGGTGCGGCGCACCGGCAGCATCGTGCTCAACGACGAGGGGGGCAAGCCGGCGCTGACGTGGAAGTTCACCGCCGCCTGGCCGCGCCAGTACTCCGCGCCGAACTTCAACGGCACCGGCAGCGAGGTCGCCATCGAGGAGCTGATCCTGGTCGTGGAGACCCTCGAACTGGACGCGAAGTAGGCGGCCGGCATGAGCGAGGGCCAGGTCGTGCCGGTGCGGTCCGACCCGTTGGGGGCCGACCGGGTTCCCGGCGTCGGGGTGGAGTGGCTGGACGCGGCGCCGCAGTTCCGCGACGCCGTGCCCACCGACGTGGCCGGCTTCGTGGGGATCGCCGAACGGGGCCCGCTGCACCAGGCGGTGCGGGTGGACAACTGGGACCAGTTCCGCGGTGTGTTCGGCACCCGGCTCCCGCACGCCTACCTGGCCTACGCCGTCGAGGGGTTCTTCGCCAACGGCGGACGGCGGTGCTGGGTGGTCCGCGTCGCGGACCCGGTCGCGGCCGGTCCGGCGTGGGACCGGGTGCGGGTCGGCGTGACCTCGCGGTGCCTCCGGCTGGGGGCGAGCAGCCCGGGCGAGTGGGGCAACCAGGTGCGGTACCGGGTGGAGCCGGAGGCCGGTGGGCTGTTCGGCCTCCGGTTGCGCCGGGGCGACGTGGTCGAGGCGTGGCACGGGCTGTCGGACGGGTCGACCGCCGGCGATCGCGACGCGGTGGCCGTCCTCAACGACCCCGTCAAGGGCTCGCGCCTGGTGGCCGCGTCCTGGTGGGAGGAGGACCGGCCCGCGGACGGCGGGCCGCGCACCCGGGACGGCCGGCTGAGCCGGGGTGACGACGGGCTCCGCCGCTTGCGCCCGGAGCACTTCGCCGACGACGAGCGCGGTTGGGGCGTCGAGGCCCTGGACGGGGTGGACGACGTGTCGCTGGTCAGCGTCCCCGACTGCTGGTCGCCCTCGTCGACGCGGTGGCGGAGGCCGCGCCGGCGGTGCCCGCACCGGGGCCCCGACGACCCGAAGGCGGCGGGCCCGGTGCGGGCCGAGTTCGGGTGGAGGACCGCGGCGTGGGTGCAGCGCCAGGTGGTGCGGCACTGCGCGGAGCGCCAGGACCGCGTGGCGCTGCTGGACGCACCGCGGTTCGACGAGCGCGGCAAGCCCGCGGACCGGGCCGCGGTGCTGGCGTGGCGGGCCGGGTTCCGCTCGCCGTTCGCGGCCCTCTACCACCCGTGGATCGTGGCACCGGACGGCACGGCGGGCGGCGGCACGGTGGTCCCGCCCAGCGGCCACGTCGCCGGGGTCTGCGCGGCGGGCGACAGCGCGGTCGGCGTGCACAAGGCCCCGGCCGGCGAAGTCCTGAAGCTGGCCGTGGACACCGCGGCCGAGGTGGACGACGTGACGCACGGCGAGCTGAACCACAACGGGGTGAACGTGCTCCGGGCGAACCGCGGCGTCCGGGTGCTGGGCAACCGCACGCTGGCTCCCGCCGACTCACCCCTGCGACGCCTCAACGTGCGTCGCCTGATGTCGGCGCTGGAGGAGCAGATCCGGCGCGGCACCGCGTGGCTCGTCTTCGAGAAGGCATCGCTGAGCGTGTGCGGCGACGTGGAACGCGTCGTCCACGGCGTGCTGGAGGACGCCTGGCGGTCCGGCCGGCTCGCCGGTCCCACGCCCGAGGCGGCGTACTCGGTGCGGTGCGACCACACCGTCAACCCGCCGGTCGAGCTGGCCAGGGGGAAGATCACCTGCCTGGTGGCGGTGCTCCCGCCGCAGTCCGCGGAACGGCTGGTCCTGCGCCTGGTCCGCAGCCCGGCCGGCGTGCTGACCGAGAAGCAGCCGGGAGGGTGATGTGACGGCACGGCACTACCCGTTCCTCGCGTTCCGGTTCGAGGTGAAGGTCGGCCCGATGGCGATGGGCGGCTTCAGCGAGTGCAGCGGGCTCCAGGTGCGCGTCGAGACCCACGACGTGGTGGAAGGCGGGCTGAACACCTACGTGCACCGCCTGCCGACCCGCCAGCGCCAGAACGACATCCGGCTGCGCCGCGGGTTGGCCGGTCAGCGGCTGTGGGAGTGGTACTCGGCGTGGACCGCCGGCCGTTCGAACTGGCAGACCTGCTCGATCCTGCTGTGGGCGGAGAACGGCACCGACGTGGTGGCCGAGTGGCAGGTGCTCCAGGCGTGGCCCGTCGCCTGGGTCGGGCCGGAGTTGGACGCGACGCGCAGCGCGGTCGCGGTGGAGACGGTGGAACTGGCCCACACGGGCGTGAAACGAGTGAGGTGAGGGTTGTGCCGCTGCACATCGACAACCTGGTCAGCCGGGTGCGCACCGCGGACGGCGACGCCGTCGGGGGCGAGTGGAGCGAGGAGCAGCTGGACCGGCTGGTTGAGCTGGTGCGGGAGCGGTTGGCGCGGGACCGGCGCGACGCCGAGCAGGTGGCCGACGCGACGCGGATCGGGGCGGACGCCCTCGCCGCGGGCTCGGCGGAGTGAGCGGATGTCGCTGACCAAGCTGCACTTCGAGGTGTTCGGCAACCCGGGGTACGCGTTCGACGCGGACTTCAACCCGACCGAGTACACCCTGGCCAAGGAGAACGACGTGTGGAGCAGGAAGCGCCACAGCCAGAAGCCCCTCCAGCAGTACGTCGGCGTCGGCAACGAGGACCTGACGCTCGACCTGCTCTTCGACACCACGCGCGAGGGCCTCGGCCGCGACGCCGTGGCCGTCACGACGCGGACCGAGCGGGTGGACCGGCTGATGAGGGTGGACCGGCACACGCACGCCGTGCCCCAGTTCCAGGTGACGTGGGGGACGGGCCTGAAGCTCCGCGCGGTCGCGACCCGGCTGCGCCAGCGGTTCACCCTGTTCAACGCCGACGGGGTCCCGTTGCGGGCGGAGGTGACGCTGACGATGCGGGAGGTCGGGGCGGAGAACAGCGAGAAGGCGAAGAAGACCGCTTCCCCCGACCGGACGAAGACGTGGGTCGTCCGGCGCGGCGAGACGATGACGACCATCGCGTCCCACGCCTACGACGACGCGCGGCACTGGCGGGTGATCGCCGAGCACAACCCGCGGGTCGACCCGCGCCGCCCGGCGCCGGGCACGGTGCTGGAGCTGCCGCCGCTGCCCTCCACCGAGGGGGCGGCGCGGTGAGCAGGGGTGCGGCGCGCGACGACCGGGCCTTCTTCGTCCCGGACCTGGGGCTCAGGGGTGAGAGGGGGCCGATGGGGGAGTCCGTCCTGCGCGACGTCGTCGACGTGACCTTCACCGACGGGATCGACCGGATCGACAGCTTCACCGTCACGCTCGTCAACTGGGACGAGACGACGAGGACGCCGAAGTACAGCGATGCCAAGGACTTCCTCCCGGGCAAGGGCCTCGCGCTGTCCCTCGGCTACCGGGGCGCCGGGGAGCTGACCACGATGCTCGCCGGCGAGATCACCGTGGCCAGGACCCACCTGCCGGCCGACGGGCTGCCCACCCTCACGGTGACCGCGGTCGACGTCCTGCACCGCCTGAGGGACGTCCGCCGCACGGCGGTCTACGAGAAGATGACCGACGACGCCATCGCGAAGAAGGTCGCCAAGCGGCTGGGCGTCCGGATCAGGACCACCCCGGTCGACGGTCCGGTGCACCCGTACGTGTTGCAGGACAACGAGTACGACGTGGTGTTCCTGCTCGGCCTGGCCAGGCGCGCGGGCTACGAGCTGTGGGTGGAGCAGGGCGACCTGCTGCGCTTCGGCGTCGCGGGCAAGACGGAGGTCCACGAGCTGGTCTGGGGCGGCGGCACCCTGGTCGAGTTCGAACCGGTCCTGAACTTCACCCGGCAGGTCGAGGGCGCGACGGTGCGGGGGTGGGACCGGTCCAGGAAGGAACCGATCGTCGCCTCCGCGACCGCCGGCGCACTGCCCGGTCCCCGGGAGAAGGACCTCAAGCAGGCGCTGGCGGCCGCGCGCCGGGGCCGCGAGGACATCACCGTGGGGGTGGTGGCGAGCGCGGGGGAGGCGAAGCACCGCGCCCTGGGCCGCCTGCGCACCCTCGGCACCGAGGTGCTGCGCGCGACCGGGTCCACCGTCGGCCTGCCGGAGATCCGGGCGGGCTGCCGCATCGAGGTGGGCAAGGTGGGCACGAGGTTCAGCGGCATCTACTACGTCACCGGCACCGAGCACCGGCTCGGCAGGTCGGGCTACCGGACCCACTTCGACTGCCGACGGGAATGGTGAACGCCGGACATGGCGACAACCGACGGTCTCGGGCTCGTGGTCGGCCTCGTGGTCGACCTCCGCGACCCGCTGCGGCTCGGCCGCGTGAAGGTGCGCTACCCCGAGCTGGGCGCGGACGTCCGCAGCGACTGGGCCCGCCTGGTCACGCCGATGGCCGGCGGGGGGCGGGGCGTGGTCTTCCGGCCGGAGGTCGGCGAGGAGGTCGTGCTCGGCTTCCTCCAGGGCGATCCCCGGGCGCCCTACGTGCTGGGCGGCGTGTGGAACGACAAGGACCGACCACCCAAGGGCGATGCCGAGGGCAGGAACGACCTGCGCTTCATCACCTCCCGCAGCGGTCACGTCGTCCGGCTGGACGACACCGCCGGCCGGGAGCGCATCGAGGTGGTGGACCGCACCGGGCAGTGCCGGGTGGTGATCGACAGCGCCCGGAAGAAGGTGGTCGTGGTGGCGGGCGCCGGCGGCATCGAGCTGGTCAGCAGCACCGGGACGATCAGGTTGAACGGCAAGGACGTCACGATCGACGCCACCAACACCGTCAAGATCTCCGGTCGCGCCGTGGACGTCGGCTCGACCACGTCGACCAAGGTCAAGGCCGGCACCACGCTGTCCGCGTCCGGCACGCAGAGCACCACCATCCGCGGCGCCACCGTCAACATCAACTGAGGGCCGGAGGGCCACCGTGGGCAAACCAGCCGCCAAGCAGGGAGACCGGGTCGTCGGGGTGGACGTGCACCTCGTCCAGCCCCCGGGCGCACCGTCGCCGATCCCGGTCCCCCTGCCGTTCCAGGGAACGCTGAGCGGGGCGCTGTCCCGCAACGTGAAGATCGAGAAGCGGCCCGCCGCGATGTTCGGCAGCACGGTGCGCAACACACCGCCGCACCCGCCCCTGCCCTACGTCAAGCCGCCCACCAACGAGGGAAGGGTCTTCCTCGCGAGCTTCACCGTGTTCATCAACGGCCGACCGGCGGCGCGGTCCGGCGACCTGGTGCTGACCTGCGGCGACCCGGTCCCCCTGCCGACGGCGGTCGTGCAGGCGACCGGCACCGTGCGGATCGGGGGCTGACCGGTGGACGTGCGGGTGCTGGGCCGGGGGCTGGGGTTCCCGGTGCGCCGGGAGACGGCCGGGCTGCGGGTGTC
This portion of the Saccharothrix syringae genome encodes:
- a CDS encoding phage late control D family protein; amino-acid sequence: MSRGAARDDRAFFVPDLGLRGERGPMGESVLRDVVDVTFTDGIDRIDSFTVTLVNWDETTRTPKYSDAKDFLPGKGLALSLGYRGAGELTTMLAGEITVARTHLPADGLPTLTVTAVDVLHRLRDVRRTAVYEKMTDDAIAKKVAKRLGVRIRTTPVDGPVHPYVLQDNEYDVVFLLGLARRAGYELWVEQGDLLRFGVAGKTEVHELVWGGGTLVEFEPVLNFTRQVEGATVRGWDRSRKEPIVASATAGALPGPREKDLKQALAAARRGREDITVGVVASAGEAKHRALGRLRTLGTEVLRATGSTVGLPEIRAGCRIEVGKVGTRFSGIYYVTGTEHRLGRSGYRTHFDCRREW
- a CDS encoding phage tail protein — its product is MAETGKRLDPFAAFNFTLNIDGLGGSHGFSECTGANTEQDVIEYREGNTDPKLLKLPGLKKFGDITLRRGFTTNKELWQWRQTVLQGKTVRRTGSIVLNDEGGKPALTWKFTAAWPRQYSAPNFNGTGSEVAIEELILVVETLELDAK
- a CDS encoding phage tail sheath family protein, with product MSEGQVVPVRSDPLGADRVPGVGVEWLDAAPQFRDAVPTDVAGFVGIAERGPLHQAVRVDNWDQFRGVFGTRLPHAYLAYAVEGFFANGGRRCWVVRVADPVAAGPAWDRVRVGVTSRCLRLGASSPGEWGNQVRYRVEPEAGGLFGLRLRRGDVVEAWHGLSDGSTAGDRDAVAVLNDPVKGSRLVAASWWEEDRPADGGPRTRDGRLSRGDDGLRRLRPEHFADDERGWGVEALDGVDDVSLVSVPDCWSPSSTRWRRPRRRCPHRGPDDPKAAGPVRAEFGWRTAAWVQRQVVRHCAERQDRVALLDAPRFDERGKPADRAAVLAWRAGFRSPFAALYHPWIVAPDGTAGGGTVVPPSGHVAGVCAAGDSAVGVHKAPAGEVLKLAVDTAAEVDDVTHGELNHNGVNVLRANRGVRVLGNRTLAPADSPLRRLNVRRLMSALEEQIRRGTAWLVFEKASLSVCGDVERVVHGVLEDAWRSGRLAGPTPEAAYSVRCDHTVNPPVELARGKITCLVAVLPPQSAERLVLRLVRSPAGVLTEKQPGG
- a CDS encoding phage baseplate assembly protein V gives rise to the protein MATTDGLGLVVGLVVDLRDPLRLGRVKVRYPELGADVRSDWARLVTPMAGGGRGVVFRPEVGEEVVLGFLQGDPRAPYVLGGVWNDKDRPPKGDAEGRNDLRFITSRSGHVVRLDDTAGRERIEVVDRTGQCRVVIDSARKKVVVVAGAGGIELVSSTGTIRLNGKDVTIDATNTVKISGRAVDVGSTTSTKVKAGTTLSASGTQSTTIRGATVNIN
- a CDS encoding CIS tube protein codes for the protein MSLTKLHFEVFGNPGYAFDADFNPTEYTLAKENDVWSRKRHSQKPLQQYVGVGNEDLTLDLLFDTTREGLGRDAVAVTTRTERVDRLMRVDRHTHAVPQFQVTWGTGLKLRAVATRLRQRFTLFNADGVPLRAEVTLTMREVGAENSEKAKKTASPDRTKTWVVRRGETMTTIASHAYDDARHWRVIAEHNPRVDPRRPAPGTVLELPPLPSTEGAAR
- a CDS encoding phage tail protein, which encodes MTARHYPFLAFRFEVKVGPMAMGGFSECSGLQVRVETHDVVEGGLNTYVHRLPTRQRQNDIRLRRGLAGQRLWEWYSAWTAGRSNWQTCSILLWAENGTDVVAEWQVLQAWPVAWVGPELDATRSAVAVETVELAHTGVKRVR
- a CDS encoding PAAR domain-containing protein — its product is MGKPAAKQGDRVVGVDVHLVQPPGAPSPIPVPLPFQGTLSGALSRNVKIEKRPAAMFGSTVRNTPPHPPLPYVKPPTNEGRVFLASFTVFINGRPAARSGDLVLTCGDPVPLPTAVVQATGTVRIGG